The following are encoded in a window of Brettanomyces bruxellensis chromosome 9, complete sequence genomic DNA:
- a CDS encoding uncharacterized protein (MEROPS:MER0200434), with the protein MNREPEMLPVIRIAAPLKATASMIIIHGLGDSGAGWTFMADEFHKHEEFKHINFIFPNAPTGPLYVNGNQPIARWFNIFEFGNPYAQQDEEGYWSSCKKMENLINQEVKNGIPSERVIVGGFSQGAVLSLGLAISYNKKLAGILNMSGIFAMKKGIPSRIKTVNFDTPIFHGHGDIDPVFNIVFARQTAEYFKALGFKDYQLHEYIGMVHQTCPDEMNDIENFVRKALPPQ; encoded by the coding sequence ATGAATCGAGAGCCTGAAATGCTTCCTGTGATTAGAATAGCGGCACCTTTGAAGGCCACGGCTTCAATGATTATCATTCATGGACTTGGAGATTCTGGAGCTGGATGGACTTTTATGGCAGACGAATTTCATAAACATGAAGAGTTCAAACACATAAACTTCATATTTCCGAATGCTCCAACTGGACCTTTATATGTGAATGGTAACCAGCCAATTGCACGCTGGTTCAATATCTTTGAGTTCGGCAACCCTTATGCTCAACaggatgaagaaggatATTGGAGTTCgtgcaaaaaaatggagaacCTCATAAACCAAGAGGTGAAGAATGGTATTCCTTCGGAAAGGGTGATAGTGGGTGGTTTTTCACAAGGAGCAGTTCTCAGTCTTGGGTTGGCAATTAGCTACAATAAGAAGTTAGCTGGTATATTGAACATGTCAGGTATATTTGCCATGAAGAAAGGTATTCCTTCACGTATAAAGACGGTCAACTTCGATACGCCAATATTCCATGGCCACGGAGATATAGACCCTGTTTTCAACATTGTGTTCGCTAGACAAACCGctgaatatttcaaagctcTTGGGTTTAAGGATTACCAACTTCACGAATACATTGGAATGGTCCATCAGACTTGTCCAGATGAGATGAACGATATAGAGAATTTTGTTCGCAAGGCTCTTCCACCACAGTGA
- a CDS encoding uncharacterized protein (BUSCO:EOG092605QM), which produces MGVSSDNSGQSKGSNFLRSMAPLPLFLGRSNGNSNERKLSSKEKKYKANIERALASFDSVEEWADYISFLGKLQRALQTNPDRKNNHWIPHEFDVSGLLAQCISPNLPGGVHLKAIEVYTDIFDILGPTELSKRTQIWIPGILPLMAYASINVKPSVLKIYKEYLGKIEAESLRISFKPILLSLLPALDDVTSEFFSSIMNLIDMFRTNLNNDTHFWQCMFLCIITSSDKRGGAMQYCQRKLPNFTTPKVVDKTGEKHTDKNSVLDHLSQEIKDCVTPEAGLLFRAFASGLLDTNVLVQRGFFDILLSKMPLNSPVLQNIASEKDRELLIMSVANTALRKDMSLNRRLWNWLLGGEESAIGMSLTSGSSEHQGNDVSISRSQYFHKFGYKYFLHSIISLIEGTSSSEPKYLQVIEACQICVAIMDRWEIGQRTIYEVFVPIIRAVAKGEKSLDADKFGRLLRAASAFFDGIDSETIWYHLYELIKKGEIDLVYFTVQNFHINDEDMLMNHIPYAALAILCYMPNEFEYKWIRLYEELLSLLSFSAISMEQSGKSEYFEYTNKCSEPDFKKGIIKKIDNYYEPFKENKGESANLENDLGGEDNPSQFSPLDFTCLYLSFIENKASISVKERNSAAFYAFCEALNQLTQKISIDALGWKDQTLLQSIEKIDVESFAIDDAPTAFGCALVFEYVTKSLSTIHIIETLKVVVTLLWKCLIHFSGKYQVEAAKNLWSLRESVKPKYIEACLSKLFLASDTVSRIRTFNILWTQSTLLNGMDSILVRPLHIILDDLKSDSHTDNAFIVNWLRASMLSGTLNRIFKICCKGLLTDYNFILDGEFANNESDDFGIFKYDLNTLYNLLTASEKGVLLAFKSELCVIDTDLEMKTITANNWNISTYKSLVLTVIQRFLSIKPPTNLDNENFQLYCSCVQLCLSLIKLLVDGSEKNFEAIFNLLVHTSETEVKEDRNHILNAYTLETIVDLMKLSSKKQLEVSIFETSEDSSKGSRFLEFIENGISKSVSPDQIHSWLNLILQTSDYFSELVFTVISGLTTCIINKIQEQFKTFSSEEQIEAGTDRNALIDTDDDICELVNGLQEILQKSHRYLGYLTSGNFVYGNANNTENSNKDPGFFGSMIQGVFQVEEPTYKDELYRRRVLLLKSLKKSVEIVYHVWSWTDEDKNSDEETQTAISSMSVRSNTYRASKLRFRCKKFLVSMYSDEPLETLETLIDCRKASAGATNDAERSMKIFHILDGEKDHKIVKYIINSLMSRVSITSLVVEERASLLTTLSEKSILLFFKLYIMTLGNEVLEESWTPIFQLLKEASSGYGGYKKLFPDILEFAAIICSKRINLSFGDQKKIKREVDDTFLKILNTVISNKMLLQTSQSNSSVISPSASPKSELGFSVKFESVKERSKHLPSSNNNAKEDLCPILAKVVPMIPQIMSDEDKLTTCLTTIVSNVVEPLVKPKSSLEKIPPTLLDLLQALSTTKESFSLKAWKSLCVDIITGDHLFSCNCWNLDSWNAIFAKWIQDDPDKLLELIRKLSAYAGTNAPNIFNWNDTESNAGIMDLKRICYLLMVCPKDAFIMMGPRLQSQISGLLRSTNAASLKPYIYMMIRVIIITFSEVHLSTFWPTVYTELEATFQKLLEKLLELKFDDDVLEVEHEKLDLSDFDNNLILQACKLLDCLLILGPEEFQLDEWLFINDNADAVYGREDLPLISVIDKIASIKSLKVIHSGDTVKITSDIMDSKLKRPLLQGVKKIDKIFELRPFFERLRVFKYENDYAMKGVNTESIWKDMMEDLFN; this is translated from the coding sequence ATGGGGGTATCAAGTGATAATTCCGGACAATCGAAAGGGAGCAACTTTCTTCGTTCAATGGCACCTCTGCCCCTTTTTTTAGGCAGGAGCAATGGCAATTCAAACGAAAGGAAACTTTCAtctaaagaaaagaaatacaaagCTAATATAGAAAGGGCACTTGCATCATTTGATTCTGTTGAAGAGTGGGCGGATtatatatcatttttagGGAAATTGCAAAGAGCATTACAGACGAATCCGGACCGTAAAAATAATCACTGGATACCACATGAATTTGATGTTTCTGGACTTTTGGCCCAGTGCATTTCCCCAAATCTACCAGGTGGGGTTCATTTGAAGGCAATTGAAGTTTACACAGACATATTTGACATTTTGGGCCCAACTGAACTAAGTAAACGTACTCAGATATGGATTCCAGGTATTCTTCCTCTCATGGCTTATGCTAGCATTAATGTTAAACCATCagttttgaaaatttaCAAGGAGTACCTAGGGAAAATAGAAGCTGAAAGCCTTCGAATTTCCTTTAAGCCCATATTACTGAGCCTTTTACCCGCATTGGACGATGTTACTTCGGAATTTTTCAGCTCCATTATGAATCTTATCGATATGTTTAGGACCAATCTTAATAATGATACTCATTTCTGGCAGTGCATGTTTCTATGCATCATTACATCTTCTGATAAAAGAGGGGGTGCCATGCAGTATTGCCAAAGGAAGTTGCCAAATTTCACGACTCCGAAAGTGGTCGACAAAACAGGTGAAAAGCACACAGATAAGAATTCTGTCCTTGATCATCTATCACAGGAGATTAAGGACTGTGTTACTCCAGAGGCTGGATTATTGTTCAGAGCATTTGCATCTGGACTTCTGGACACAAATGTATTGGTTCAAAGAGGATTTTTCGATATTTTACTTTCTAAAATGCCGCTAAACTCTCCggtattgcaaaatatcgCCAGCGAGAAGGACAGAGAACTCTTAATAATGAGCGTTGCCAATACTGCCTTGAGAAAAGATATGTCTTTGAACCGTCGGTTATGGAATTGGCTTTTAGGCGGTGAAGAATCTGCAATTGGCATGTCACTAACTTCAGGAAGCTCTGAACATCAAGGAAACGATGTGTCAATATCGAGATCGCAGTATTTTCACAAGTTCGGGTACAAATACTTTTTGCACTCTATTATTTCTCTAATTGAGGGTACTTCATCGTCGGAACCGAAGTATCTTCAAGTTATTGAAGCTTGCCAGATTTGTGTAGCCATCATGGATAGATGGGAAATTGGACAGCGGACAATTTATGAGGTATTTGTCCCTATAATACGAGCAGTTGCAAAAGGTGAGAAGTCTCTTGATGCCGATAAATTCGGCCGACTTCTAAGAGCGGCAAGTGCATTTTTTGATGGCATTGACTCAGAGACAATCTGGTATCATCTATATGAGTTGATCAAGAAGGGAGAGATTGATCTAGTTTACTTTACTGTGCAAAACTTTCACATAAACGATGAGGATATGCTTATGAATCACATTCCATACGCGGCATTGGCCATCTTATGCTACATGCCAAACGAATTCGAGTATAAATGGATTCGTTTATACGAAGAATTGCTTTCTCTGTTGAGTTTTAGCGCTATTTCTATGGAACAATCGGGCAAAAGcgaatattttgaatatacCAATAAATGCTCTGAACctgatttcaaaaaaggtataatcaagaaaattgacAACTATTACGAGCCATtcaaggaaaataaaggagaGTCGGCGAACTTAGAAAATGACTTGGGAGGCGAGGACAATCCATCGCAATTTTCTCCATTAGATTTTACTTGCCTTTACTTGTCATTcatagaaaataaagcttCAATATCTGTAAAAGAGAGGAACTCCGCTGCATTTTACGCATTTTGCGAAGCTTTAAATCAGTTAACACAGAAAATTTCAATTGATGCTCTTGGTTGGAAAGATCAGACACTACTTCAATCGATTGAAAAGATCGATGTCGAAAGTTTTGCTATTGACGATGCACCTACGGCTTTTGGCTGTGCTTTGGTCTTTGAATATGTGACAAAATCTCTCAGTACTATTCATATAATCGAGACTTTGAAAGTTGTTGTTACACTTTTATGGAAGTGCCTAATTCATTTCAGCGGAAAGTATCAAGTTGAAGCGGCAAAGAACTTGTGGAGTCTTCGGGAAAGTGTTAAACCCAAATATATTGAAGCGTGCCTTTCTAAACTATTCCTGGCCAGCGATACCGTTTCGAGAATTAGAACATTTAACATTTTATGGACACAGTCGACACTTTTGAATGGAATGGATTCTATATTAGTTCGACCTCTTCACATAATATTGGACGATTTGAAGAGTGACAGCCATACGGACAATGCTTTTATTGTGAATTGGTTACGCGCATCAATGCTTTCAGGAACGCTCAACCGAATCTTTAAGATTTGCTGCAAGGGACTTTTGACAGACtacaattttattttggatGGCGAGTTTGCTAACAATGAGAGTGACgattttggaatatttaAGTATGACCTCAACACCTTGTACAATCTTCTTACCGCTTCCGAAAAGGGTGTTCTTTTAGCATTCAAGTCAGAACTATGCGTAATAGATACCGATTTAGAGATGAAGACCATCACTGCTAACAACTGGAATATCTCTACTTACAAATCATTGGTCTTAACTGTAATTCAAAGATTCCTTTCCATTAAGCCACCAACAAATCTTGACAACGAGAACTTCCAGCTCTACTGTTCTTGTGTGCAACTATGCTTAAGCTTAATTAAATTGTTGGTTGATGGATCAGAGAAGAATTTTGAAGCCATATTCAACTTACTTGTACATACCTCCGAGACCGAAgtgaaagaagatagaaatcatattttgaatGCATATACATTGGAGACAATTGTGGATCTGATGAAGCTTTCGAGCAAAAAGCAGTTAGAAGTGTCGATATTTGAAACTTCTGAGGACTCAAGTAAGGGTAGTCGGTTTTTGGAATTCATTGAAAATGGAATTTCCAAGTCTGTTTCTCCTGATCAAATCCACTCTTGGCTTAATTTAATTCTACAGACGTCAGACTACTTTTCTGAGTTGGTTTTCACCGTTATTTCAGGGCTCACAACTTGCATTATTAACAAAATACAGGAGCAATTCAAAACATTCAGCTCAGAGGAGCAAATCGAAGCTGGAACAGACCGTAATGCATTAATTGACACGGATGATGACATTTGTGAGCTGGTCAACGGGCTCCAGGagattcttcaaaagtCTCACAGGTATCTCGGGTACTTAACATCAGGCAATTTTGTTTATGGAAATGCGAACAACACGGAAAATAGCAACAAGGATCCAGGATTCTTTGGGTCAATGATACAGGGTGTATTTCAGGTTGAAGAGCCAACATACAAAGACGAGCTTTACAGAAGAAGGGTCCTCTTATTGAAGTCATTAAAGAAGTCGGTTGAGATTGTTTATCATGTGTGGTCCTGGACggatgaagataaaaacTCTGATGAAGAGACACAAACGGCAATATCTTCGATGTCTGTTCGGTCAAACACATATCGTGCATCAAAGTTAAGATTTAGGTGTAAGAAGTTTCTCGTCAGTATGTACTCTGATGAGCCTTTGGAAACATTAGAGACGTTGATTGATTGCAGAAAAGCGAGTGCAGGTGCTACGAACGATGCCGAGCGTTCCATGAAGATCTTCCATATTTTAGATGGAGAAAAGGATCATAAAATTGTGAaatacataataaattcATTGATGTCGAGAGTTAGTATAACAAGTCTTGTTGTCGAGGAAAGAGCTTCACTACTTACAACCTTGTCGGAGAAATCTATTTTACtatttttcaaactttATATCATGACATTAGGCAATGAGGTGTTAGAAGAGTCTTGGACACCAATTTTTCAGTTGCTTAAAGAGGCCAGTTCTGGGTATGGCGGTTACAAGAAACTCTTTCCGGATATTTTAGAGTTTGCTGCCATAATTTGCAGTAAGAGAATCAACTTATCTTTTGGGGACcagaagaaaatcaagcGGGAAGTGGACGATAcgtttttgaaaattctcAATACGGTTATCAGCAATAAAATGCTGCTTCAGACTTCGCAAAGCAATTCATCTGTAATTAGTCCAAGTGCTTCTCCAAAGTCGGAATTAGGCTTTTCTGTGAAATTTGAATCCGTAAAAGAGCGTTCCAAACATcttccatcttcaaataACAATGCGAAAGAGGATCTATGCCCAATTTTGGCAAAAGTGGTTCCTATGATTCCTCAAATTATGTCAGATGAGGATAAACTGACGACATGTTTGACAACAATTGTTTCGAATGTCGTAGAGCCTTTGGTAAAACCAAAATcttctttggaaaaaataCCTCCAACTTTACTGGATCTTTTACAAGCCTTGAGCACAACAAAAGAATCGTTTTCTTTGAAAGCATGGAAGAGTTTATGCGTCGACATTATTACTGGGgatcatttattttcctgCAACTGCTGGAATCTGGATTCATGGAATGCAATTTTTGCAAAATGGATACAGGACGATCCAGACAAGCTATTGGAACTTATTCGAAAACTATCTGCATATGCAGGCACAAATGCACCTAACATATTCAACTGGAATGACACCGAATCAAATGCAGGAATTATGGacttgaaaagaatatgCTACTTGCTCATGGTTTGTCCAAAAGATGCATTCATCATGATGGGACCAAGGCTTCAAAGTCAGATCTCTGGCTTGCTCCGTTCAACAAATGCCGCCTCTTTGAAGCCGTATATTTATATGATGATTCGAGTTATCATCATAACGTTTTCAGAAGTTCATCTTTCCACATTTTGGCCTACGGTGTATACAGAACTTGAGGCAACGTTTCAAAAATTATTAGAAAAGTTACTGGAATTGAagtttgatgatgatgttctTGAAGTGGAGCACGAAAAGCTGGATTTGTCAGATTTTGACAACAATCTCATCCTTCAAGCATGTAAGTTGCTAGATTGCTTGCTTATTTTGGGACCCGAAGAGTTCCAGCTTGATGAATGGCTATTCATTAATGATAATGCGGATGCAGTTTATGGAAGAGAAGATTTACCATTAATTTCTGTCATTGATAAGATTGCATCTATAAAGAGCTTGAAAGTCATTCATTCTGGAGATACAGTCAAGATTACATCCGATATCATGGACTCAAAACTGAAAAGACCACTACTTCAAGGTGTGAAGAAGATTGATAAGATATTTGAGTTAAGACCATTTTTTGAGCGTCTCAGGGTTTTCAAGTATGAGAACGACTACGCAATGAAGGGTGTAAATACCGAGAGTATATGGAAGGATATGATGGAAGATCTATTCAATTAA
- a CDS encoding uncharacterized protein (BUSCO:EOG09264IG5): MESTLIYRLSDGLPLSGSSDDSNTSEMITLKRQCKQIVNTLSIERGQAEAEANGNVEDVASSIENKGSGHTIHYLIASGVLYICITPEKFPKKLAYSYLSEISTEFGHVYGADLTRTGLKPYQFMQFDSFLSKTKKIYSDSRVQSNLDKMNSDLSDVKLIMNKNIESMLYRGDSLDKLQDLSQNLKLQSKKYRKYAQRINFKLLIKQYMPVVIVALLVLLILYRFLF, from the exons ATGGAATCAACGTTGATATACAGACTCTCTGATG GGTTGCCACTATCGGGATCAAGTGATGATAGTAACACATCGGAGATGATTACATTGAAAAGGCAGTGCAAGCAAATTGTTAACACTTTAAGCATTGAGAGAGGACAGGCAGAGGCAGAGGCTAATGGAAATGTTGAGGATGTTGCATCCAGCATAGAAAACAAGGGATCAGGTCATACGATCCACTATCTTATTGCAAGTGGTGTGCTTTATATATGTATCACACCAGAGAAATTTCCAAAGAAGTTGGCATACTCATATTTATCTGAGATCAGTACGGAATTTGGACATGTTTATGGGGCAGACTTAACGCGGACGGGCTTGAAGCCTTACCAATTTATGCAGTTTGACTCATTTCTAAGTAAGACCAAGAAGATTTACAGCGATTCAAGGGTTCAGTCAAACTTGGATAAGATGAATTCGGATCTTTCTGACGTTAAGTTGATCATGAACAAAAACATCGAGAGCATGCTCTATAGAGGCGACTCTTTGGACAAGCTCCAAGATTTATCTCAGAACTTGAAGTTGCAAAGTAAGAAGTACAGGAAGTATGCACAGAGGATCAATTTCAAGCTTCTTATAAAGCAGTATATGCCTGTTGTTATAGTGGCTTTACTCGTTCTCCTCATACTTTACAGATTTCTCTTCTAG